Below is a genomic region from Gemmobacter sp. 24YEA27.
GCAGGCGCTGAAAGCGCATCACGCGAAAGTGGCAGAGCGCCGGATCCTCTCGTTGTTCAATGCGGATCCGGCACGGGCGGCGGGCTTTTCTGCAGAGGCCGACGGGCTTTTGTTCGACTGGTCAAAGACCAATATCGACATTGAGGGCCGCGATCTTCTGCTGGGGCTGGCCACGGCGTCGGGCGTTGCGGACAAGCGCGCCGCGATGTTTTCCGGCAAGAAGATCAATGAGACCGAAGGCAGGGCGGTGCTGCATATCGCTTTGCGCGCGGGCGAAGAGCACCGCATTCTGGTCGATGGCCAGGACGTGATCCCTGACATTACCGCGACCCGCAGGAGGATGGCGGCGTTTGCCGATCAGGTGCGTTCGGGCGCGTTTCAGGGCCAGGGCGGCAAGATCACCGATGTGGTCAATATCGGCATTGGCGGCTCGGATCTTGGGCCGGCCATGGCCGCGCTGGCGCTGGCGCCTTATGCTGACGGGCCGCGCGCGCATTTCGTCTCGAATGTGGACGGCGCCCATATCCATGACATCCTGTCCGGGCTGAACCCGGAAACCACGCTGGTGATCGTCGCCTCCAAGACCTTCACCACCATTGAGACCATGACCAATGCGGATACCGCAAGGGCCTGGATGGCGAAATCGGTCAAAGACCCGGCCGCGCAATTTGCTGCCGTCTCGACCGCTGGTGACAAAACCGCCGCTTATGGCATCGCACCTGAACGCGTGTTCGGTTTCGAGGACTGGGTCGGCGGGCGCTATTCGATGTGGGGGCCGATTGGCCTCGCATTGTTGCTGGCAATCGGGCCCGAGGATTTCGACCAGTTC
It encodes:
- the pgi gene encoding glucose-6-phosphate isomerase gives rise to the protein MDKWQALKAHHAKVAERRILSLFNADPARAAGFSAEADGLLFDWSKTNIDIEGRDLLLGLATASGVADKRAAMFSGKKINETEGRAVLHIALRAGEEHRILVDGQDVIPDITATRRRMAAFADQVRSGAFQGQGGKITDVVNIGIGGSDLGPAMAALALAPYADGPRAHFVSNVDGAHIHDILSGLNPETTLVIVASKTFTTIETMTNADTARAWMAKSVKDPAAQFAAVSTAGDKTAAYGIAPERVFGFEDWVGGRYSMWGPIGLALLLAIGPEDFDQFLAGGRAMDNHFLETPFADNIPVLLALVGIWHNQLCDYATRAVLPYEQRLSRLPAYLQQLEMESNGKSVALDGSSLSINSGPVVWGEPGTNGQHAFYQLIHQGTRVIPCEFLVGRHGHEPDLAHQHLLLVANCLAQSEALLRGRSLDEARTIMAKKGLTGEELERQARHRVFPGNRPTTTLAYDRLTPFVLGQIIALYEHRVFVEGVILGINSYDQWGVELGKELALALQPVLEGKEGTDGKDGSTASLVAFLKT